From the Anguilla anguilla isolate fAngAng1 chromosome 8, fAngAng1.pri, whole genome shotgun sequence genome, one window contains:
- the LOC118234756 gene encoding transcriptional regulator Myc-B-like: MPLNSNMASKNYDYDYDSVQPYFYIDNDEDFYHSQHSQLQPPAPSEDIWKKFELLPTPPLSPSRRPSLSSLLPSNADQLEMVTEFLGDDVVSQSFICDADYSQSFLKSIIIQDCMWSGFSAAAKLEKVVSERLASLQAARKETSACSSTDSSASRTSPSVNYLQDLNTSASECIDPSVVFPYPLTENPKLDKTTAPSTLALPLDTPPNSGSSSSSSDSDSDDEEDDEEEEEEEEEEEIDVVTVEKRKTVKRSDTSGVPSRHHHSPLVLKRCHVPIHQHNYAAHPSTRNEQPAVKRIKFESSSRVLKQISNNRKCTSPRTSDSEDNDKRRTHNVLERQRRNELKLSFFALRDEIPEVANNEKAAKVVILKKATECIFSMQSDEHKLISLKEQLRKKSEQLKHRLEQLRNSHV; encoded by the exons ATGCCGCTGAACTCGAATATGGCGAGTAAAAACTACGATTACGACTACGATTCGGTCCAGCCCTACTTCTATATCGACAACGACGAGGATTTCTACCACTCGCAGCACAGTCAGCTTCAGCCGCCGGCTCCCAGCGAAGACATCTGGAAGAAATTCGAGCTGCTGCCCACGCCGCCCCTCTCCCCGAGTCGGCGACCCTCGCTCTCCAGCCTGTTACCGTCGAACGCGGACCAGCTGGAGATGGTGACCGAGTTTCTCGGGGATGACGTGGTCAGCCAGAGTTTCATCTGCGATGCGGACTACTCTCAATCCTTTTTGAAGTCCATCATTATTCAGGATTGCATGTGGAGCGGCTTCTCCGCCGCCGCCAAGCTGGAGAAAGTGGTTTCCGAGAGGCTAGCTTCGCTCCAGGCTGCGAGAAAGGAGACTTCGGCTTGCAGCTCCACGGACAGCAGTGCGAGCCGGACGAGCCCCAGCGTTAATTACCTTCAGGACCTCAACACCTCCGCGTCGGAATGCATTGACCCATCTGTTGTCTTCCCTTACCCACTGACCGAAAATCCAAAGCTCGACAAGACGACGGCGCCCTCGACTTTGGCACTGCCACTGGATACCCCACCTAACagtggcagcagcagtagcagcagtgaTAGCGATTCAG ATGACgaggaggatgatgaggaggaggaggaggaggaggaagaggaggaaattGATGTTGTGACAGTGGAGAAGAGAAAAACGGTGAAGAGGTCTGACACGTCGGGAGTGCCAAGCAGACACCATCACAGTCCCCTGGTCCTGAAGAGATGCCACGTCCCTATTCATCAACACAATTACGCGGCTCACCCGTCGACGAGGAACGAACAGCCCGCGGTAAAAAGGATAAAGTTCGAGAGTAGCAGCAGGGTGCTCAAGCAAATCAGCAACAACCGAAAGTGCACGAGTCCACGGACATCCGACTCTGAGGATAACGACAAAAGAAGGACTCACAACGTGCTGGAACGCCAGCGGAGAAACGAACTGAAATTGAGCTTCTTTGCTTTGCGGGACGAGATACCTGAGGTAGCGAACAATGAGAAAGCCGCAAAGGTCGTTATTCTAAAAAAGGCGACAGAGTGCATCTTCAGCATGCAGTCGGACGAACACAAACTAATTTCTTTGAAAGAACAGTTAAGGAAGAAGAGCGAACAGCTGAAACACAGGCTGGAACAATTACGGAACTCTCATGTATAA